Below is a genomic region from Falco naumanni isolate bFalNau1 chromosome 17, bFalNau1.pat, whole genome shotgun sequence.
CCCACTCCCACTGTGCCCAGCTGGCCACCGTTAGACCCAGGGGTTACAAAACTACCTGTTATTTCCACCTCTGTTCATTTGAATTTGGTCAGAACCTGCTGTAGGTCCGCTGGGTTTATTACCTCCTCTTTGCAGCTCACCTGCTCATACGTAGAAATCTGCAGTTATTTGTGAAGCAGTTCAGgggctacttttttttttgttcagttggTTTTTTGACTTGTCCCAGCCTCGGGATACAGGCAGGACCACATTTGTGACTGGGATGTGATACGGCAACTTTGGGCTCCCTGGTTTACCTCCATATAAAGCGCATGTGCGGGCTTATTCACATCCTCCCAAACCTCAAAATTATTACACACTTTTCCAACTGAAAGTGGAAAAGAAGACCCTGGTAGCGCGGAGACAACAGCGCAGCCAGGTGCTTGTGGAGCTTTTTTGGTGACAGCCTCTCAGCTAGGTCCAGCTCTGCTCCCGGTGCTCAGCTCTTACCCTGACTCCCCCCATTCCTGCCCATTTTCCTTCCCGTTGCCCTGTCTCCGCTGGGAGAAGATGCCCAGAAGAGGCGGCGTCACGCGTGCTCCCTCAGCACAAGATCGCCGATTTGCTCGTAATTACTGTGCCCCATTTTTGTGCCCCTTTGACTTCCAGCCTGGAGACACGGATGGTTAGCTGGCTTATCTGCCTTCCTTCTTGGTACTTCTAAAGTCACACAGCCAGGGCCCCCCACTCCTGCTGCAATTCGAGGAACTGACAcctatttctttcaaaacaaagctgctggcagcaaaccGCATGATCCTAACTGGGTAAGGATAAGGGCCATTGAGAGTGTCGGATGCTACAGGTGCAGACAGTGATCCCAGTAGCCCAGAAAGAAGGTGAAAGGGTTAAACGAGGTGGCTGCTGTTCTGGGTGACCAGGTGGgaagttttaaagaaagaaaagctgagcCAATGGTGTGTTGCAAATAGGAGCCTGAGCTGGGGCTTTGTCAGGGAGGCACAAGAATCCAGTCCCGGATGAACCAAGGCCACTCatagcacctctcctctgaGATGAACTCAGCTCTCTACAGATatcagaggcaaaaaaaaattcatctggTTTCTTGGAATACAGTCAGAGTTCATCTGAAGTGAAATCTTACTGTCTTCCACCCTCAGAAGTGTTAATCCGAGTGTTACAGAGAGCAAGGGAGAGGCTCAGTGACTTGGGGTCAtgcaggcagagcccccagcagAATCTAACGGCCAAACCTCTTTCTTCCAACACTTGGAACTGGATTTTTGTGCCAAATCAAGCAGAGCTGTGAGCACGTCCCGGGCACAGGTGCCAACCCACTGACCTCAGGTGGGATCCAGCCCCGAAACACTTACGATCTCCGGCTGAGAAAGTACTCACAATCTTCCCCTGAGTAGCCGATGACGGTGTCAGGCTCCGGTGCTCTGCCAAAGTCATTCTCCGCCTGCACTTTGATCTCGTAGGGTACATAGATGGGGGTGTTCCAGACGACGTGCCTTGGTGTCTTCACTGTCTCGTTGTACCAGCTCCCTCGGGGGTCCCTTCGCCTCCATCTCACGATGTACCTGAGGTTGGGCCCATAAGCTTGAGTTGCATTCAGAGGCTTGATagaccaaaacagaaaaagaaagtgagaaagagaaaaagcaactgtATTTCTCTGCCGTGGAGCTCCAAAAAGTTCTGTTCAGCAGCTGGTTCTTGTTTCACGCTCCATCAGCGAATCCCAAAGGAGGTCAGTACTTTTGTTCCCAAAGGGAGACCTACCCAGTCCTTGCCCTCCAGCACCAAGGCAGGACCAAGAACCCTATCCTTATATTCCAGTCTGTTCTCCCACTGTAATTCCTACCCTCCATAGCGATGCTGGCTTATTTGTGGATGACACCTGCTGGTGCACGGAGAAAAGCAAGGGCTGGTCCGTAAGCCCTATATGCTCAGCATCCTCCCTAACCTGTATCTGCCATCCAGCATCTTTCCTTGTGCTTAAATAGGGGCAAATCATTGTTTTTATCACAAACCTTCTTCTAGGCACTAACAACGTCCTCTCTTGTAAATAGGtgcatcttctgctttttatttatgatCATTAAAGTTCTGATGTTCTGATGTGGTATGATGTGGAGATGCTGTGTTCTCTGTATCTTAGCATCTGTGACCGTAACGGTAAGATGCTGAGTGGCTGTCAAGCACCAAAGAACTCACCGTCCAGGTTATCTccatgttgtttttttgggtcCCTGCACCTTGAACTCCTGTTGGGTTAATTTCAGGACCTGAAATTcacatttggggaaaaaaaaaaaaaaaaaaaggggggaaaaaaaaaaaaagcaggttttaatgttaaaatgaCCGTTTGAGTGGTTAAAAACCCTTTACTGTGCCAAGCCAAAAGTACTTCCAAGTCAGAAGTTAATGGCCTGATTTTTCCAGAAGTTCCCATTCAGGTTAATGGAACATGAGACTCTGAGCACTCTTGAAAACCAGGCCATTTATTTAGgagcttctttttcttcccttttttttttttccccccccccactctCAAAATGTCCTAAATCTTTGAAAGACAGCCATTGTGAAGCAACCTCAGGAGCAAGAGTGACAGTCTGAAAGAAGCAGAGTGATGTCAAAAGCCAACACTAGATGCCAGCAGATACTGCACAAGTGTCTCTGCAATGGTTAAAttaagaaatgcagcaaaaccacTGAGTTCCTGTGAATTCCTCATAGGAATATTCCTAAATATTCTGCAAGGTACATAGCACTGGGCACACAAACCGAGACCTGAGTCTTGGTTGTGGACTGGAGCacatggtttgggttggaagggaccttacagaccacccagtgccaccccctgccacgggcagggacacctgccaccagcccagttgctcccagccccgtccaacctggtCCTGAacccttccagggatggggcacccacagctgctctgggcaccctgTACTAGTGCCTTGCACCCTCATAGCATCAACCTGGGCTCCTGGCCAGCTCTAGCAAAGGGCAACGAATTAGCAATTTTGGAACAAAATGCCTTTTGCTTGTGGCCAGTTTATACTTGAGTCTAATTTTCTAAGAGCCTTCTGAGCTTCCTGTGCTCAGAAAGGATGAAAGACTTTCTTTAGAAAGCTTCTCGGTAAGGTGAACCCAGGCTTTCCTTCAGCAGATTCTGCTGGAGCGACCTTTGCATAAATCTTTCCGTTTGAGtttggctgctctgcagggtaTCAGTTGCGGGCTTGAGGATGCGATATATAAAATTACACCCAGCACACGACTGCGTGGACCAGCTCGCTCGTTCCCTCACCTGTGTAAATCTGTTGCTTTTGCAGGGGGCTATAATCACACCCCACGAGGGGAGAGCCTACACGGAGGGTGGTGGCCAGATGTGAAGACCAACGTCAAGTCACTATGGCAAGAAGGACTGGGAGGACGATACTTACGTGCCCCGTTGGTCTGGTATCGCTCAGAGGGCAtgctgggcaggctgctgcccacgTCGTTCACCGCAATCACCCGAAACTGGTAATTGACGTAAGGAGAGAGGCTCAGGACAGCCGAGTTGACGCTCCCAGGGTATCTGGAGTGGTTGTGCCACATGCCGGGTTGGAACCGGTCCTCTTCAAACTGGACGATGTAGTCTGGGGGAGAGGATGGAGAGGTGGATTAAGGGTCAGCTCACAGGGAATTTTCCCTCCACCGTGCAGAAGACAGTGGGAGGGATACGGGGCCGAGGGGCTGGTGGCAGACCTGTGATGGGGCTGTTATTGTCGTCGCCAGGAATCCAGGTCAGCCGCACGCTCCTCTCGGCCAGGTCCGTCAGCTCCAAGTCACGGGGCCGGTCGGGTCGTTCTGTTGGCCGAGTAACAAGACACATCAGGCTGGGATTGTCCCAGGAGCTGGGAATCCCACTTCCCATCGCTTCTCCCAGGAGGGGAAACCCTGGCCACCTTAGCCCAGACCGGTGAGAGGACATGTGCTCTCCGGCACGATTCACGTCCTGCAGCTCGGTGACCagtgcaatttttaaaatacgtATGTGCTCATGTACTAATTGTGCCTGGCGTTGAAGCCCTACGTGCTCCCTCTACCACTGTTGTTACTTGGTGGTGGAAAGtggaatatatattttacacacatacatatatatatatatttatatatataaagcaccTATCACCATATTGATAAACATTCTTTGGAACCACTCTTGACAGCAGAGGTAAGAACAGGAGCCAGTCTGTTAGTACCTCAGCACTCCTGTTTCCAAccaatttacaaaaaaaaagagaaaaaagccacaatATTGTGGCTTAGCAGGGGGATAGGTGATCTTACAACAAACTACATGCAGCTGCCCCAAAAAAATAAACGCAAACAAATAGAAAGGACACAAAACCTCAATGAAAATACCTACTTGTTAGAAACGCTCTAGGCacaattctgctttttccaccTGGTTGCAACCCACATGGTCACACAAAAATCAGCTCATGCAATAAGCGGAACAGTCCCAACTTCTGTCCAGGTAAAGGTCAAGGGATTCaatatgattttattattattttttttgtctcccaTCAGGGCTCACCATTTCCAGGTATGGGCAAAGTGATTCTTGCACTCGGGAATTGGCACTGTGGGACACACAACGAGGTGGCCCAGGACCTTCCTACCCGCGGCCATCTGGATGGGTTTTCAAGGGCAACTTGGAGAGGACTTGGAAGCATCAGctcccagctttctcagccgCTACACCTAGATTTTTCTGTTGGCGTTATCggcaaggcaaaacaaaagaaatgtacaaaataaaatcaacccAACGAATTAGTGACGATTACCTTTTGGTAAGTCTCTCAAACGGTTAGCAGGGATAGCTGCAAGGTAAGACATTGGTTTGTTAACGGTGTTAGTTTAGTCATTAAGCTTGGTGGCCAGAGGAGCACCTggcaaatacaaaattacaCACACAGTTACAGATTTCAGAAGGATCCGATCCTGCCTGGGGACCAGAGTAGCTACATTCTTCCCCCCGAGACCTCCAGGCACGCTCTGCACACCTTTATTCATATTTGTAGTACACAGCAAAGGGGAAACGTCAGCCTGCTAGAGAGTTAATTAGCTATtaggggaaaaggaagggaaataaatcaaattattagGGATACGGGATCCATATTGCGCTCTGACTTTTGTTGGGCACTGTGGGCCTGTGCCAGCGGCGCTGGCAGGTTGGGGTGCTCCTGTGGAGCAGGATCTGGGGTGGCCAAGAGCAGGGATGGATAAATCGGTGCTTTGTGAGTAGATCTTGCAGTGTACTTAAATGGGTGTGGGGAGTGGGCTTAGGTTTGGCACTCCCTCCACTGAAAAGGGGACCTGCCAGGCTAGGGGTGGTTTGCTCACCCCTGGGTTTCCAGTGTTGCTCAGCACCCTGACATTCAATTAAATTCACTTGCAGATTTAGGACTGTTCTCACAGAGCTTCAACGTTCACATTTGGATATTTTTAGCTGTATGTaataactatttctttttttttttttttttcttcttaaatgcCAGTTTTCTTCAACTGAAATTCAATGCCATTGTCTGAGCCTGAGACTAGGCAGCACGTCCTTGCCGAGTCCTGCAGCAACGGAACAAATGCTCTGCCAGCGTTTCCCTGAGCATCTCTGCTTCAGAGGACAAACCTGTGATCACAGATCCCCCTTTCAGTCTGACCTTGAAGTCAGTctcttgtattaaaaataaaacactcaGCTCTGTGTCAGTACAGCCTTACCCAGTACGGTGAGGTACGCCTTAGCTGAGTCCTTGTCCAGCTCTGTGCTAGCTACGCAGGTGTAATCCCCTTGGTCCTTTTCAGCCACGCCATAGATTGTCAGACCATCATCTTCTTTCTTCATCcttaaagggagaaaaatgataATCACACCACTGTGCCTAAGCACATGAGGCAGCAGGGTTGAGGTCTAAGTGTTCTCTGataaaatacatagaaaagCCCAAACACAACAGGAATGTGTCCCTGGTCTGGAGATTTTATCAGCTAAGGAAGGATGTGTTGAGCTATTCTGGGAAACCTCATTTCCGAAGGAATCGGCAAATGTACTGTGGTATCTATGTGGAATAATCACTCTTTTAGGAAAACAGCCTGACCTCTGCCTGGCTCGTGTCCTGCGATCAGATCTCGCTTCATGAGAAGGGGGTTGGCTGGGGAAAGGAAATTACAACCATACCACtcacagcagagaaacattaatttcaaagtAGCTTGTTAATAACCGACCCATTTTATCAAGATGCCCTAAAATACCCGTAAATAAAACCTCCAGTCAGAGTCTTGATTTACCCATCAGTCAATTTTAATTGCTAGGTGGTGTCTGTTGGAAGGAGTTAGTAACATGAAAAGCATCAAGTACAGCAACTATTGCCTAGATGGGAACTCCATGTTTATCTGTCTtatccctcctgcctcctgaaATGTTCTGTAAGAATTCCAGCAATCCTGGGAGAGAAGAGCCATGGAACTGTTAACCACAGACCTGTTCCCGATGTAGAGGGGTGCATCATCTTTCAGCCAGGTGACCGTGAGTTTCAGCGTAGGGTCGTGCTTTATACGGCAGTGGAGGCGAGGCATGGAGCCCCTCTTCACCACTTGGTCTTCTGGTCCTCTCACGATCCTGGTTGGATCTGCACCGAGTCAGAAACAAAGCGTGAGGCACCAAACTTCTGAGTCTCAGCTCAGGAACGCGAGGAAGAGCGGTGTTAGGTAGAAGGGACATGCATCCACATCAAGTGCTTGGCCAGCTTGCGATACAAATGcttgcaaataaattaatttaacaagCCATTAATTTATGCTGACTCTCTGAAAAACACGCAGCTTTCTGAGTCAGCAATCAGTTTTTCTGAAGAGGGAAAGCCCCGGTGGAAATTtgattcagaaaatgttttgttgccATCAGTTAACCCTGAGgaacattttgtatttctttttgcattgcTTACGGCGTGTCACAGCTCAGTATCCACACCAAGCCCTTCGGCAGCATCAGTACATCCACAGCCTTGGTTTTCCCCCAACATTAAAAGGGAATCTCGACCATTTTCTGGATTCCAGCTCCAAATTACTTAGTGCCTGTCCAGCTGACAGACTGCAGGAGTGCACAGCCAACCCTCCCTTAacctaaattattatttctgctgcaaGTTTCAGAAGATCCAAGAGACTGTTCTGACCTGGAACCCTTCATGCCCTACCTTTGACCTCAAGGCGAACCTGGGCCTCTGCTTTACCCAGGATGTTGGTAGCGACGCACGTGTAGATGCCCTGGTCCTCCTTCCGAGCCATGTTCATCTCCAAGCTCCCGTTCTCGTGCGCCTTGTAGTTTCCTCCATCCAGCGTGTTCCCCTGGCCGTTCTTAAACCTCACAACACCACAAAGTGCTATTGTAAGGGAAGAAAGAGCAGGAaacctccccttcccacccctgcGGGCTGGCAGGGGATGTGCCGCAGCTCTTACCATCGCAGGGTGGGGATCGGTGACCCAAAGAAGGGGCAGTCGAGTCGGGTCCTGTTGTTTTGAATCACCCTTATGAGCTGATTGCGGGGGGCCAGGATCCGAGGAGGCACATCTGCAAAGGGCAAAAATCACAGCCAcggagaaagaaaagaaaccagcatCCAGTTTCCACCACTCTTCCCAGTCTCTTCATCCaccctcccttttcctttgttcttccCAGTCTCTTCATCCaccctcccttttcctttgttcaCCCTTCCCCGTTGGCACCAGCAAGATTCAGTAGAGCTTCTCTGCTCCCTCTtgtctctccttccctttctagCATCACTACATGGATCAGCCTACATAGCATCAACTATGCTTAGCCTCCCCCGGCTTTGCAAGTCCATGGCAATGGAATTCTGCTCCAAAGCCCAGTTGCAGAGGTCACGTACCCTCAAGCACGAGCCTCAGAGTAGCTCCCAACAAAGGCAAGCAAAGAGAGAACTTCTGCAGGGAAAACTTGAGTATAGGGTGTTCCTCATCCCAAAGTACTTACCCAGGACGCTGACAAAGGCGTTGGCGAGAAGGTAGCCGTGCTCGTTGGACGCGTTGCATTGGTACACGGCACTGCTGCCAATCTGGGTGTCTCGGAATACAATAGTGTCTCCAGCCACCTCTCGGCTTGGATTGGGGGGAGAAGCTTCAAAACAGAGAGCACTCTTCAAATTCCATTTTAACTTAAAATTCACGAGACAAGAAATATCATTCCGCATCTTTCCATCTCCGCCCAGATAAAACTAGACTATGTGACCTCCCCAGCCTaaattttaacttaaaattcACAAGACAAGAAATATCATTCCACGTCTTTCCATCTCCACCCAGATAAAACTAAACTATGTGACCTCCCCAGCCTACAAAGAACCTACAAAGGTTCAACTGGCCTCATCTCAGCCGAGCAGGTGGTGTGAGTGCTGTGGTGCTGGAGCCCACGCACACTGCTCGGCGAGGTGCCTGGCATCCCGACAGCAGCTCCGGCTCTCatgggcagcccccagctcctcGGCAGGGTTTGGATGTCCCTTGCTCACCTTCTATGGGTTCGCCGTTCACCAGCCACTGGATTGCAGGCTTGGGGTTCCCGTTGGCTCGGCACACCAGCCTGCCGTCCTCGCCAGGGGCCAGGATGAGGTTCTGGGGTTCGTCCAGCCAGTATGGAGCAGCTTTAAAACACACCAACACCCCGGTTATAAACGCCACGGTACCACCTCCTCCCAAATCCCCTTCCCACTGCTCCCTGCTGAGCTAAATGAAAACACCACCCCTTCCAGTGGGCTTCCCTGGGTGCTATGGGGGTGGGGAGCCCTCTCCCCCCCCTTCTTTGGCCACACAAACCCACAACTTTTATATCAGTTAGTAACTCCGCTGAGTTACACCAGCTGAGATCACATCTCACACTGCTTTGAGGTCAGTTTGGATGAGAAGCAAGTAcggctggatacagcccccgCTGCCCCTTTCAACAGAGCAGAGCATCCCCTCCCGTGCACATCCCCTCACAGCTGCTGGTTgcgaaggaaaaaaaaagatggcaagGTAAAGATGACGTACCCTTCACTCTCACCGAGATCGTGTGGCGGATGCTGCCCATCTTGTTTGATGCCAAGCAGAAATATTCCCCAGAGTCTTCCTCGGAGACGTTGGAGATACGAAGAGCCTTGTTAAAGTTTTCCAGCTTGGTTTTGCCTGCAGGGAGCTCTCCTCCTTTCTTGTACCACATGATGTCTGGTGCTGGTCtaaggagagggaaggagataAATGCTTTTGCAAACCAAGAAAATCACTTCTAAGATGATAACCCCACACTTGGAACCACCTACTCACACCCAGGGACTGAGCCAACTGCTGGGCCACCCTCCTTCCTACCATAGCCCCTGAAACCCAGGACCCTGAGCATCACCAGCTGATCAGCAGCAGGGTTGACCTCATGCACTGTGCGTGGGGATGCAGGGCACCGCTCTGGCAGCAtgtgcaggcagcaccaggcagcgCTGCCAAAGCCTCACCCTGAGCCCAGGACACTTCTGCAGCACATGGACCACAAAAGTCCTCACCCGCAGTTTATACAGCGTGGtgagcagcacccaggagaCTTGCCAATAGCTATAAGCACAAAGCAGTGGGAAATCATCCTTGGACAGCAAATATCCAGACACCTGCTCTCTGAGCAGTGCTGCAAAACTCAGCTTTCCTGTTTGCTCCATGCTTTTACGCTTCAAGTAGGTTATGAGAGTATTGTTAATAGCAGTTAAAAGGAAGGGAACGATCCCTTTTCCTAGGCAGAGGTATTGCCACTGGTGATTGAGTGTCTTGGTCCCAGGCCCTGGCGCTGGGGACCACCCTCTCCCCATCTCCGCCAGCCGCCGGGAAGCGGCACGGGAATCGGTACGTACACTCCTGATGCAATGCACTCCAGCAAGAGGTCCACCCCTCTGAGCACCATCTGACTGCTTGAGGTCCCGTAGGGATACATGAAGCTGGGAGTTGTTTCCATAATCCCTCGGGCTGAAatcagcaggagaggaaaaaagaagaaaaaaaagaaaaagaaaaaaaaaaaaagaaacaaaacagcatttttaaactCTCTTTTGCTGCAGCAACAGGAAGGGCACATACAGGGGCCAGAAATACACGGTGTTTTCAGGGGGAAGCTGTCAAGTTCCCAGCCACGCCTGGGATGCTGAACTCACACCCAGAAATATACCTGGAAAGCAGAGTAGGGCCCaaggtaattttttaaagtggaaaaaaataaagggggagagagaggatgCTTGGCAGGCAGGGAagtaaagaagcagcagaggatggAAGAGGGAGCTCAGCCACAGGGATGGTGCATCAGGAGAGTCCCCACAGCATCAGCTCCAGCCGGGCAGCGCCTTTcctgcccacccctgcctcTAGCACAAAGAAATGGGCTGAAATCAGGTGAGACTTGGAAATACTGATGGACACAACATGCAATGAAGGATGAAAGGAACAAATGGGTGCAGGAAAGGTTTACTCAGACAACTGAGCCGCTTTGCCACAGAGATCTCCGAAATACGGAGCATCCCGGCGCTGTCTCGGCCCTAGCAGCACCAAGGAGGTTTCCCACCCTTACTAGGAGCTGCGGGGCCTGGAAGGACAGTGCCCTTTGGGAAGGAACAACTTAACGAGCAAAATGACCAATCTCAGGACTGGACAGGAAagtttaacaggaaaaaaacgGGAAGACACAAGACAACTCTCTACAGATACACACAGCAAAGGTCTCtctgtagggggaaaaaagttaattattaaTGGAATAAATTCCACTAATAAGTGGAATTATTAAACTAGATCTAGATCAGTGAGGACAAAAGAGGATGAGATGGGCTTGAAAGCAGCAGTAGCAGAGACAGAGGTTATGAGATTAGGAAAGGGGGCAGAATGGCCAGGGTGGACACAGGGTCACCACAAATATCCACAAGGGGAGCCCACCCCAGTGCAGGAGCAAGATCTTGGGGTGCACACTTGActctcctgcagccctgaaAACCCCATTCGCTCGGAGAGTGGGAGGCAGCCAGGCGTGCCCAGCACCACGAGGCTTTTGGGGATGCTGGTGTCTATTTGGGAAGCCTCCAGCTGAGCTCTGGTAGGGGCAAAGGgctgggaagaaggaggggagagagggcagTGGCTGTTCATGGAGTTCCCATCAGCCTGCCGTAGGGAAAGCCTGGGACCAGGctcacaaggggaaaaaaaatcccaacctcAGGAGTTACACCGTGCCTTTGAAACGGCTCCGCATCTGCAGGAGCACGGCCACACACATGCAGCCCTCCGCCCCCACACCCCCGCCGGTGACCGGTCCACATGCGCTCATCAGCAAGTTAGTCAATTATTTGATTAATGAATTACCAGGGCAGGCAAATCTTGACTTTATCCTGGAGGGCCAGGTCTCCGGGCAGGCAGACGCTGCTGTTTGCTTGCCTGCTTCTGGAGAGGATCTCGTTCCCAGTTAAAACCATCCAGCCCATGCtgggggctctgcggggggtGGCAGAGCCAGCATCTGGGCTTAAATTTATCgtatttctctgtatttatcAACAGCTCCCATACCTCCAGCCAGACTcttaaacttctgttttctcatgcGATTAGGAGAATGGGGTATTGTTTTATAAACCAATATTGGCTTTTCTTAGCCAACAGCCCGCAGCCTGTTTGAACAGGCTGTACCTTTCACTCCCACAATGAACCCGTTTGCTCGGGAACCCGGGGCACAACTAGAAGAGATAAGCAGCAGCGCAAGCCAAATTTTACGAGCCGTATATTaatgatgaaaattaaaaataagggaGATAAATTAGTATCCTATCCACTTGTTTAATAAACCTAACAACAACACAGCAACGCTGATAAGCTTTTTGCCTTAGTACAGCActactaataaatattttgctgtttataATAGGGAGCAGCCAGAAATTCTTTCAGGAAGGGGTACTGCTCCAGCTCTGAACTTGCAGCAGCTACAGCTGGAAGCTGTCAGAGGAATAGCAACGTCTTGCTTATCTGTTTGGATGGAACAGAACggaaaaataaatcccatgGCTATTTATTTT
It encodes:
- the NFASC gene encoding neurofascin isoform X17; this translates as MVMQRHHLTRAGIAFALCLHHLVSTIEVPLDSNIQSELPQPPTITKQSVKDYIVDPRDNIYIECEAKGNPVPTFSWTRNGKFFNVAKDPKVSMRRRSGTLVIDFHSGGRPEDYEGEYQCFARNDYGTALSSKIHLQVSKSPLWPKEKVDVIEVDEGAPLSLQCNPPPGLPSPVIFWMSSAMEPIHQDKRVSQGQNGDLYFSNVMLQDAQTDYSCNARFHFTHTIQQKNPYTLKVKTTRGIMETTPSFMYPYGTSSSQMVLRGVDLLLECIASGVPAPDIMWYKKGGELPAGKTKLENFNKALRISNVSEEDSGEYFCLASNKMGSIRHTISVRVKAAPYWLDEPQNLILAPGEDGRLVCRANGNPKPAIQWLVNGEPIEASPPNPSREVAGDTIVFRDTQIGSSAVYQCNASNEHGYLLANAFVSVLDVPPRILAPRNQLIRVIQNNRTRLDCPFFGSPIPTLRWFKNGQGNTLDGGNYKAHENGSLEMNMARKEDQGIYTCVATNILGKAEAQVRLEVKDPTRIVRGPEDQVVKRGSMPRLHCRIKHDPTLKLTVTWLKDDAPLYIGNRMKKEDDGLTIYGVAEKDQGDYTCVASTELDKDSAKAYLTVLAIPANRLRDLPKERPDRPRDLELTDLAERSVRLTWIPGDDNNSPITDYIVQFEEDRFQPGMWHNHSRYPGSVNSAVLSLSPYVNYQFRVIAVNDVGSSLPSMPSERYQTNGARPEINPTGVQGAGTQKNNMEITWTPLNATQAYGPNLRYIVRWRRRDPRGSWYNETVKTPRHVVWNTPIYVPYEIKVQAENDFGRAPEPDTVIGYSGEDLPSSPRYLRIRQPNLEVINLEWDHPEHPNGVLTGYNLRYQAFNGSKTGRTLVENFSPNQTRFTLQRTDPISRYRFFLRARTQVGEGETLVEESPALLNEATPTPAATGPPPTTVGLTSTTTTPTTTTDTTTTTTDTTTTTTTTTTTTAATTLPATTVATTAATERAPAATTKQELAYTKNHVDIATQGWFIGLMCAIALLVLILLIVCFIKRSRGGKYPVRDNKDEHLNPEDKNVEDGSFDYSDEDNKPLPNSQTSLDGTIKQQESDDSLVDYGEGGEGQFNEDGSFIGQYTVKKDKEETEGNESSEATSPVNAIYSLA
- the NFASC gene encoding neurofascin isoform X22, with amino-acid sequence MVMQRHHLTRAGIAFALCLHHLVSTIEVPLDLPQPPTITKQSVKDYIVDPRDNIYIECEAKGNPVPTFSWTRNGKFFNVAKDPKVSMRRRSGTLVIDFHSGGRPEDYEGEYQCFARNDYGTALSSKIHLQVSKSPLWPKEKVDVIEVDEGAPLSLQCNPPPGLPSPVIFWMSSAMEPIHQDKRVSQGQNGDLYFSNVMLQDAQTDYSCNARFHFTHTIQQKNPYTLKVKTKKPHNETSLRNHTGMYSARGIMETTPSFMYPYGTSSSQMVLRGVDLLLECIASGVPAPDIMWYKKGGELPAGKTKLENFNKALRISNVSEEDSGEYFCLASNKMGSIRHTISVRVKAAPYWLDEPQNLILAPGEDGRLVCRANGNPKPAIQWLVNGEPIEASPPNPSREVAGDTIVFRDTQIGSSAVYQCNASNEHGYLLANAFVSVLDVPPRILAPRNQLIRVIQNNRTRLDCPFFGSPIPTLRWFKNGQGNTLDGGNYKAHENGSLEMNMARKEDQGIYTCVATNILGKAEAQVRLEVKDPTRIVRGPEDQVVKRGSMPRLHCRIKHDPTLKLTVTWLKDDAPLYIGNRMKKEDDGLTIYGVAEKDQGDYTCVASTELDKDSAKAYLTVLERPDRPRDLELTDLAERSVRLTWIPGDDNNSPITDYIVQFEEDRFQPGMWHNHSRYPGSVNSAVLSLSPYVNYQFRVIAVNDVGSSLPSMPSERYQTNGARPEINPTGVQGAGTQKNNMEITWTPLNATQAYGPNLRYIVRWRRRDPRGSWYNETVKTPRHVVWNTPIYVPYEIKVQAENDFGRAPEPDTVIGYSGEDLPSSPRYLRIRQPNLEVINLEWDHPEHPNGVLTGYNLRYQAFNGSKTGRTLVENFSPNQTRFTLQRTDPISRYRFFLRARTQVGEGETLVEESPALLNEAYTKNHVDIATQGWFIGLMCAIALLVLILLIVCFIKRSRGGKYPVRDNKDEHLNPEDKNVEDGSFDYSDEDNKPLPNSQTSLDGTIKQQESDDSLVDYGEGGEGQFNEDGSFIGQYTVKKDKEETEGNESSEATSPVNAIYSLA
- the NFASC gene encoding neurofascin isoform X21 → MVMQRHHLTRAGIAFALCLHHLVSTIEVPLDSNIQSELPQPPTITKQSVKDYIVDPRDNIYIECEAKGNPVPTFSWTRNGKFFNVAKDPKVSMRRRSGTLVIDFHSGGRPEDYEGEYQCFARNDYGTALSSKIHLQVSKSPLWPKEKVDVIEVDEGAPLSLQCNPPPGLPSPVIFWMSSAMEPIHQDKRVSQGQNGDLYFSNVMLQDAQTDYSCNARFHFTHTIQQKNPYTLKVKTTRGIMETTPSFMYPYGTSSSQMVLRGVDLLLECIASGVPAPDIMWYKKGGELPAGKTKLENFNKALRISNVSEEDSGEYFCLASNKMGSIRHTISVRVKAAPYWLDEPQNLILAPGEDGRLVCRANGNPKPAIQWLVNGEPIEASPPNPSREVAGDTIVFRDTQIGSSAVYQCNASNEHGYLLANAFVSVLDVPPRILAPRNQLIRVIQNNRTRLDCPFFGSPIPTLRWFKNGQGNTLDGGNYKAHENGSLEMNMARKEDQGIYTCVATNILGKAEAQVRLEVKDPTRIVRGPEDQVVKRGSMPRLHCRIKHDPTLKLTVTWLKDDAPLYIGNRMKKEDDGLTIYGVAEKDQGDYTCVASTELDKDSAKAYLTVLAIPANRLRDLPKERPDRPRDLELTDLAERSVRLTWIPGDDNNSPITDYIVQFEEDRFQPGMWHNHSRYPGSVNSAVLSLSPYVNYQFRVIAVNDVGSSLPSMPSERYQTNGARPEINPTGVQGAGTQKNNMEITWTPLNATQAYGPNLRYIVRWRRRDPRGSWYNETVKTPRHVVWNTPIYVPYEIKVQAENDFGRAPEPDTVIGYSGEDLPSSPRYLRIRQPNLEVINLEWDHPEHPNGVLTGYNLRYQAFNGSKTGRTLVENFSPNQTRFTLQRTDPISRYRFFLRARTQVGEGETLVEESPALLNEAYTKNHVDIATQGWFIGLMCAIALLVLILLIVCFIKRSRGGKYPVRDNKDEHLNPEDKNVEDGSFDYSDEDNKPLPNSQTSLDGTIKQQESDDSLVDYGEGGEGQFNEDGSFIGQYTVKKDKEETEGNESSEATSPVNAIYSLA